Proteins co-encoded in one Kocuria flava genomic window:
- a CDS encoding DUF6079 family protein yields the protein MTSPLLKDVFDIPRRAGAEDYVLRLTSTVDDDGAAQAIHDYVVTPALVEAFDQALDLVSSGIRERKNRGAFLAGSFGSGKSHFMAVLHALLRHRPEARAIEELQDVVVRHDDALREKNILPLAFHFLDASSMEEALFDGYVEQVRALHPKAPLPAFYRTDDLLRDAEGLRASMGDAAFFAGLGGDAPADDEWGMVLGGDGWDRARYDAARAAGPHSTERQELVTALTDAYFRSYTRQGTYVDLDEGLRAMSEHAQSLGYDAVVLFLDELVLWLAFAMHSPDFFRRESQKITKLVEGSYGRLPVPLISFIARQMDLSQWFADSGASGSQQAALDQAFRHQEGRFATITLGDDNLPYVASKRLLQPKDDAARAAVAAAFDHLDRAPDVWTVLLDGVNTDEQHRGADEKSFRMTYPFSPALVSTLRSLSGVMQRDRTALKVMQQMLVERQDTMTIDEVIPVGDAFDHIVTGKSNAVLDPQAAALFRSAAQLYEEKLRPVLLETNNLSPQDLEDRNSLPPAYLADERLAKTLLLSAVATKVPALSRLTTTRLASLNHGSIVSPLPGGEARVVGAKVRTWASRVPEIHVDDDHQDPVVRVQLSDVDYESIVDKARVEDNAGRQRNMLRRLLLENLELNLGEDTDMTGAHRHTVVWRGSRREIEIVFGNVRDAGDLPEDRLRATAGTWRFVIDHPFDEEGHSYREDVERIDSLLARNVASQTVLWLPRFLSQEKLKELRRLVVLDWLLTGSGDRWNQYSQHLSETDRSVAKEILHGQRRTLHDALHKAVAQAYGVITAQGGTLQEGAASQVLWSLDRGFTPELATDRPMKVAFERLVSDAFDASYPGHPEFEPADQEVRVPQLQQVLRHVERAVAHPDHRVPLEGDHVAVRRIANALNVGQATETHFLFGEDRFGDWPRLIARGMVEQGLQENEPVTVQQLRGILERAEPARGLRDEVADTVIIAWAALRQRAWFAYNVPMREQVVPGKIQGTWELRPQEMPEPEEWDRARNRASKLFGVGDQPYLTASAVNRLSQHVTDKAAALAAPAQDLVTALEQAYGKLGLRQGARLDMARAAATLVRTLRELSGVPLVRHLAAADLPGTDAMASVSLDKAAGVAQALRAVEWEPLDALLQARNDSTERGEAAAKILDALGTALTAHEYEQSLVGALAVAKKAAWDWAMRPWGVRPEGPDTEPPHPNPPDIAWHAHTVTWGSNSLQQLQEELDQRNAEGRRIELRWRFVDGG from the coding sequence GTGACCTCCCCCCTCCTCAAGGACGTATTCGACATCCCCCGCCGCGCCGGGGCAGAGGACTACGTCCTGCGCCTCACCAGCACGGTCGACGACGACGGCGCCGCCCAGGCGATCCACGACTACGTGGTCACGCCTGCGCTGGTAGAGGCCTTCGACCAGGCGCTCGACCTCGTGTCCAGCGGGATCCGGGAGCGAAAGAACCGCGGGGCCTTCCTCGCCGGGTCCTTCGGCTCCGGTAAGTCGCACTTCATGGCCGTGCTCCACGCCCTGCTGCGGCACCGCCCGGAGGCGCGGGCCATCGAGGAGCTGCAGGACGTCGTCGTCCGCCACGACGACGCTCTGCGGGAGAAGAACATCCTCCCGCTGGCCTTCCACTTCCTCGACGCCTCGTCCATGGAGGAGGCGCTGTTCGACGGGTACGTCGAGCAAGTCAGGGCGCTGCACCCGAAGGCCCCGCTGCCGGCGTTCTACCGGACCGACGACCTCCTGCGCGACGCGGAAGGGCTGCGCGCGTCCATGGGGGACGCGGCGTTCTTCGCCGGGCTCGGCGGCGACGCCCCGGCCGACGACGAGTGGGGCATGGTGCTCGGCGGGGACGGCTGGGACCGCGCCCGGTACGACGCCGCGCGGGCGGCTGGGCCGCACAGCACGGAACGCCAGGAGCTGGTGACCGCACTCACCGACGCCTACTTCCGGTCGTACACCCGGCAGGGCACCTACGTGGACCTGGACGAGGGGCTGCGGGCGATGTCCGAGCACGCCCAGAGCCTCGGCTACGACGCCGTGGTGCTGTTCCTGGACGAGCTCGTCCTGTGGCTGGCCTTCGCCATGCACAGCCCCGACTTCTTCCGGCGGGAGTCGCAGAAGATCACCAAGCTCGTGGAGGGCTCCTACGGCCGGCTCCCGGTCCCCCTGATCTCCTTCATCGCCCGCCAGATGGACCTGAGCCAGTGGTTCGCGGACTCCGGGGCCAGCGGCAGCCAGCAGGCCGCCCTGGACCAGGCCTTCCGCCACCAGGAGGGCCGGTTCGCGACGATTACTCTGGGCGACGACAACCTGCCCTACGTCGCCAGCAAACGCCTGCTCCAGCCCAAGGACGACGCCGCCCGCGCCGCGGTGGCGGCCGCCTTCGACCACCTCGACCGCGCGCCCGACGTCTGGACCGTGCTGCTCGACGGGGTCAACACCGACGAGCAGCACCGCGGGGCCGACGAGAAGTCGTTCCGGATGACCTATCCGTTCTCCCCGGCGCTGGTCTCCACGCTGCGGTCCCTGTCCGGGGTGATGCAGCGCGACCGCACGGCGCTGAAGGTCATGCAGCAGATGCTCGTGGAGCGTCAGGACACCATGACCATCGACGAGGTAATCCCCGTCGGCGACGCCTTCGACCACATCGTCACCGGAAAGAGCAACGCCGTGCTCGATCCCCAGGCCGCGGCCCTCTTCCGGTCCGCCGCCCAGCTCTACGAGGAGAAGCTGCGGCCGGTCCTGCTGGAGACCAACAACCTCTCCCCGCAGGACCTCGAGGACCGCAACAGCTTGCCCCCGGCCTACCTGGCGGACGAGCGGCTGGCCAAGACGCTGCTGCTGTCTGCCGTCGCCACGAAGGTGCCCGCGCTCAGCCGGCTCACCACCACGCGCCTGGCCTCCCTGAACCACGGCTCGATCGTCTCACCCCTGCCCGGTGGCGAGGCCCGGGTCGTCGGCGCCAAGGTGCGCACCTGGGCCAGCCGCGTGCCCGAGATCCACGTGGACGACGACCACCAGGACCCCGTGGTCCGCGTCCAGCTCTCCGACGTCGACTACGAGTCGATCGTGGACAAGGCCCGGGTTGAGGACAACGCCGGCCGCCAGCGCAACATGCTCCGTCGGCTCCTCCTGGAAAACCTCGAACTGAACCTGGGCGAGGACACGGACATGACCGGCGCCCACCGGCACACGGTTGTGTGGCGGGGGTCCCGGCGCGAGATCGAGATCGTTTTCGGCAACGTCCGTGATGCCGGCGACCTGCCCGAGGACCGGCTGCGGGCCACGGCCGGCACCTGGCGCTTCGTCATCGATCACCCTTTCGACGAGGAAGGCCACTCCTACCGGGAGGACGTCGAACGGATCGACAGCCTCCTGGCCCGCAATGTCGCCAGCCAGACCGTGCTGTGGCTGCCGCGGTTCCTCTCCCAGGAGAAGCTCAAGGAACTCCGCCGCCTCGTGGTCCTCGATTGGCTGCTGACCGGCAGCGGGGACCGATGGAACCAGTACTCCCAGCACCTCAGCGAGACCGACCGCAGCGTGGCCAAGGAGATCCTCCACGGCCAGCGCCGGACCCTGCACGACGCCCTGCACAAGGCCGTCGCCCAGGCCTACGGCGTGATCACCGCTCAGGGCGGGACTCTGCAGGAAGGGGCGGCGAGCCAGGTGCTCTGGTCCCTCGATCGCGGGTTCACCCCGGAACTGGCCACCGACCGGCCGATGAAGGTTGCCTTCGAGCGGCTGGTCTCCGACGCCTTCGACGCCAGCTACCCGGGGCACCCGGAGTTCGAGCCGGCGGATCAGGAGGTCCGGGTGCCGCAGCTGCAGCAGGTCCTGCGCCACGTCGAGCGCGCCGTGGCGCACCCTGACCACCGGGTGCCGCTGGAGGGCGATCACGTCGCGGTCCGTCGGATCGCCAATGCGCTGAATGTGGGCCAGGCGACGGAGACCCACTTCCTCTTCGGCGAGGACCGCTTCGGCGACTGGCCGCGGCTCATCGCCCGCGGCATGGTGGAGCAGGGCCTCCAGGAGAACGAGCCCGTGACCGTCCAGCAGCTGCGCGGCATCCTCGAGCGCGCCGAACCCGCGCGCGGACTGCGCGACGAGGTCGCCGACACGGTGATCATCGCGTGGGCGGCGCTACGGCAACGAGCCTGGTTCGCCTACAACGTGCCGATGAGGGAGCAGGTGGTCCCCGGAAAGATCCAGGGGACCTGGGAGCTCCGCCCGCAGGAGATGCCCGAGCCGGAGGAGTGGGACCGTGCCCGGAACCGGGCCTCGAAGCTCTTCGGCGTGGGCGACCAGCCGTACCTCACCGCCTCGGCGGTCAACCGTCTGAGCCAGCACGTCACAGACAAGGCCGCCGCGCTCGCCGCTCCGGCGCAGGACCTCGTCACCGCGCTGGAGCAGGCCTACGGAAAGCTCGGCCTGCGCCAGGGAGCCCGGCTCGACATGGCTCGTGCCGCCGCCACGCTGGTGCGGACCCTTCGGGAGCTGTCCGGGGTGCCCCTGGTCCGGCACCTCGCCGCCGCCGACCTGCCCGGGACCGACGCGATGGCCTCGGTCTCCCTCGACAAGGCCGCAGGTGTGGCCCAGGCTCTCCGCGCCGTCGAGTGGGAGCCGCTCGATGCCCTTCTGCAGGCCCGGAACGACTCCACCGAGCGTGGCGAAGCCGCCGCAAAAATCCTCGACGCCCTTGGCACAGCACTGACCGCCCACGAGTACGAGCAGTCACTGGTCGGAGCGCTCGCGGTCGCGAAGAAGGCCGCCTGGGACTGGGCCATGCGCCCGTGGGGCGTTCGTCCCGAAGGACCGGACACGGAGCCGCCCCACCCCAATCCTCCTGACATCGCGTGGCACGCCCACACGGTGACCTGGGGCAGCAACTCCCTGCAGCAGTTGCAGGAGGAGCTCGACCAGCGCAACGCGGAGGGTCGCAGGATCGAGTTGCGCTGGAGGTTCGTCGATGGTGGCTGA
- the pglZ gene encoding BREX-2 system phosphatase PglZ: MVADVLAAPAVTGAAVAAVVARVEATGRHRNGGVLGIRAVPDPDVTVARPSPAGHRIQVEACPSTLAVWDALHRWDGTGWLVVLTDRPEDDLGPGTLARLVDHRLLTPDPWEAAMQVFGARTLQRALLAEGRQSDLPSQLVAITPDDGWPTAPGGVLTREHVFASVAVKYLGLLLGADAPGILQWTTRPEAVSAVSTLRARTGDALTDAVLGWLADQTGPARRPILHLLERGRLGEILPAGLALHLLRRASRDLREEAQTAAVRLTERLWSGLDLRSEEAEGIGTLCEVTVQELLERTATRETGERILDRTDRALIEVSAPTVARGSGLLPSSLNAAYEVLGRALANGTHGVEPAWQAIDKHPLARGTGGRPDPRRAPAEAGVRITRWIAHLTEAGESPDLVSLTRRQSADDAWVDAAVNTAARGVDDPDLAVGLEAVVGRALELRRGHDREFARALADEGTATGRPLRGAAQGDGRVWRIEELAHEVIAPIAREEPTLVLLLDGMSTGAATQVLDSVLQGGAQWTELVPAGTTRRASALAVLPSLTEHSRTSFFSGRPVTGGQSEERAGFAETTRVAGHTSGKLFHKAVLDTRRAGFQLAADVADAIADVSRHRLVGCVLNTIDDALDRSDPAGTVWNEELVKHLRPLLAAAHAAGRTVVLTADHGHVVERRAGTKLPATGVSSARSRAPEEPAGEGEILVSGPRVLSHGGTAVLAVDEDLRYSTLKAGYHGGGSPAEVVVPVVVLTPTATVVGEEVRVADWTGAPSQEPVWWNLARAGTPPTAPEPEENRAGQGEFDLFEQPALQPAGRAVVATDRFADQRKISGRVSLSDAVLADLIDALLGADGHRIAAPAVASLLRIPQQRVQFAVGQVQKLLNVEGYRVVRMDGGMLVLDAPLLAQQFGVAV; encoded by the coding sequence ATGGTGGCTGACGTGCTCGCGGCTCCGGCCGTGACGGGCGCGGCCGTGGCCGCCGTCGTCGCCAGGGTCGAGGCCACCGGCCGTCACCGGAACGGCGGCGTCCTCGGCATCCGCGCAGTCCCCGACCCGGATGTCACGGTGGCCCGCCCCTCACCGGCCGGCCACCGGATCCAGGTGGAAGCCTGCCCGTCCACCCTGGCGGTCTGGGACGCCCTGCACCGCTGGGACGGGACCGGGTGGCTGGTCGTCCTCACCGACCGGCCCGAGGACGACCTCGGTCCCGGCACCCTCGCCCGCCTGGTCGACCATCGACTCCTGACCCCGGATCCGTGGGAAGCGGCAATGCAGGTGTTCGGGGCCCGCACCCTCCAGCGGGCGCTACTGGCCGAGGGCAGGCAGTCCGACCTGCCGTCCCAGCTCGTCGCCATCACCCCCGACGACGGCTGGCCCACGGCGCCGGGCGGCGTGCTCACGAGGGAGCACGTGTTCGCCTCGGTGGCCGTGAAGTACCTCGGTCTGCTGCTGGGCGCCGACGCGCCGGGCATCCTCCAGTGGACCACGCGGCCCGAGGCGGTTTCGGCCGTCTCCACGCTGCGTGCGCGGACGGGCGATGCTCTGACCGACGCGGTTCTCGGTTGGTTGGCAGACCAGACCGGTCCGGCGCGTCGTCCGATCCTGCACCTGCTCGAACGCGGACGGCTCGGCGAGATCCTCCCCGCCGGTCTCGCGCTCCACCTGCTCCGCCGCGCGTCGCGCGACCTGCGGGAGGAGGCACAGACAGCCGCCGTGCGGCTCACCGAGCGGCTCTGGAGCGGACTGGATCTCCGTTCCGAGGAAGCCGAGGGGATCGGCACACTGTGCGAGGTCACGGTCCAGGAACTCTTGGAGCGCACCGCCACCCGGGAGACCGGCGAGCGCATTCTCGACCGCACCGACCGGGCGCTCATCGAGGTGTCCGCACCGACGGTCGCCCGGGGCTCCGGGCTCCTTCCCTCGTCGCTCAACGCTGCCTACGAAGTGCTCGGCCGGGCGCTCGCGAACGGGACCCACGGCGTGGAGCCCGCGTGGCAGGCCATCGATAAGCACCCCCTGGCGCGGGGCACCGGAGGCCGCCCGGACCCACGGCGTGCTCCGGCCGAGGCGGGAGTGCGGATCACGCGCTGGATCGCCCATCTGACCGAGGCGGGCGAATCCCCGGATCTGGTCTCGCTCACCCGCCGGCAGAGCGCCGACGACGCCTGGGTGGATGCCGCCGTCAACACCGCCGCCCGCGGCGTGGACGATCCGGACCTGGCGGTGGGGCTCGAAGCGGTCGTCGGTCGGGCGTTGGAGCTGCGCCGCGGCCACGACCGGGAGTTCGCCCGGGCCCTGGCGGACGAGGGCACGGCCACGGGCCGACCCCTGCGTGGAGCCGCACAGGGCGATGGCCGGGTGTGGCGGATCGAGGAGTTGGCCCATGAGGTGATCGCCCCGATCGCCCGCGAGGAGCCCACTCTCGTGCTGCTGCTCGATGGCATGAGCACCGGGGCGGCGACCCAGGTGCTGGACAGCGTCCTGCAGGGCGGAGCGCAGTGGACGGAGCTCGTCCCGGCCGGCACCACCCGCCGTGCCTCCGCGCTCGCCGTGCTGCCCAGCCTCACCGAGCACAGCCGGACGTCCTTCTTCAGCGGCCGCCCAGTCACCGGCGGCCAGTCCGAGGAACGCGCCGGCTTCGCCGAGACCACCCGCGTGGCCGGCCATACCTCCGGCAAGCTGTTCCACAAGGCTGTGCTGGACACCCGCCGCGCCGGCTTTCAGCTCGCAGCCGACGTCGCGGACGCCATTGCCGACGTGTCCCGGCACCGCCTCGTCGGGTGCGTGCTCAACACCATCGACGACGCCCTCGACCGCAGCGACCCCGCCGGGACGGTGTGGAACGAGGAGCTCGTCAAGCACCTCCGCCCGCTGCTCGCCGCGGCTCATGCCGCCGGGCGGACGGTGGTCCTCACCGCCGACCACGGGCACGTCGTCGAGCGACGAGCGGGGACCAAGCTCCCAGCCACCGGGGTCTCGAGCGCCCGCTCCCGGGCTCCCGAGGAGCCGGCCGGAGAGGGCGAGATCCTCGTCAGCGGGCCGCGCGTGCTCTCGCACGGCGGCACCGCGGTGCTGGCCGTCGACGAGGACCTGCGGTACTCGACCCTCAAGGCCGGTTACCACGGCGGCGGCTCGCCGGCCGAAGTCGTCGTCCCGGTCGTCGTGCTGACCCCGACCGCCACCGTCGTCGGTGAAGAGGTCCGCGTCGCCGACTGGACGGGCGCTCCGTCCCAGGAGCCGGTCTGGTGGAACCTCGCCCGAGCGGGGACTCCTCCGACTGCTCCTGAGCCGGAGGAGAACAGGGCGGGTCAGGGGGAGTTCGACCTGTTCGAGCAACCTGCGCTGCAGCCTGCGGGTCGGGCGGTGGTGGCAACTGATCGCTTCGCCGACCAGCGGAAGATCTCGGGGCGAGTGAGCCTGTCCGACGCCGTGCTGGCGGATCTGATCGATGCCCTGCTGGGCGCCGACGGCCACCGGATCGCGGCTCCGGCCGTGGCCTCCCTTCTGCGCATCCCCCAGCAGCGGGTCCAGTTCGCGGTGGGACAGGTGCAGAAGCTGCTCAACGTCGAGGGCTACCGCGTGGTGCGCATGGATGGTGGCATGCTCGTGCTGGACGCCCCGCTCCTCGCCCAGCAGTTCGGAGTCGCCGTATGA
- the brxD gene encoding BREX system ATP-binding protein BrxD, with protein sequence MSTVSPRRRQEIVDALRRGTVPANGLDQLAVGLERFQGALSEELDAVAGGGSVVKAVRGEYGTGKTFFARHLSESALRRGFAAAEVQISETETPLHKLETVYRRITESLRTASVPPSAFRSVLDSWLFTLEDDALAADAALDPSDAAALEAAVTKLLDERLASVSAKTPAFAQALRGYRGAVASGEAAVADGLAAWLGGLPHVAAAAKRAAGVKGDLDHFGAMAFLQGLLLVLRDAGHPGLLVVLDEVETLQRMRSDVRDKALNALRQLMDEIDAGRFPGLYLVLTGTPAFFEGPSGVPRLPPLAQRLATDFTTDARFDNPRAVQIRLPGFSQDSLVEVGGRVRDLYAAGSSGADRICSVVDDAYLADLSAAVAGGLGGRVGIAPRLFLKKLVGDVLDRVDQFEDFDPRQHYSLTLSRDDMTDVERNASARTADDISLDL encoded by the coding sequence ATGAGCACCGTCTCGCCCCGTCGTCGGCAGGAGATCGTCGACGCCCTGCGCCGTGGCACCGTGCCCGCCAACGGGCTCGATCAGCTCGCCGTGGGGCTGGAGCGATTCCAGGGCGCGCTGAGCGAGGAGCTCGACGCCGTGGCCGGCGGTGGGTCCGTCGTGAAGGCCGTGCGCGGTGAGTACGGGACGGGCAAGACCTTCTTCGCCCGGCATCTCTCCGAGTCGGCGCTGCGCCGGGGGTTCGCGGCCGCCGAGGTGCAGATCTCGGAGACCGAGACGCCGCTGCACAAGCTCGAGACCGTCTACCGGCGGATCACCGAGTCCCTGCGCACGGCCTCCGTCCCGCCGTCCGCCTTCCGATCCGTGCTGGACTCCTGGCTGTTCACCTTGGAGGACGACGCCCTGGCCGCAGATGCCGCGCTGGACCCCTCCGATGCCGCCGCCCTGGAGGCGGCCGTGACCAAGCTGCTCGACGAGCGCCTGGCCTCCGTGAGCGCCAAGACCCCGGCCTTCGCCCAGGCCCTGCGCGGATACCGGGGCGCGGTCGCCTCCGGAGAAGCGGCCGTGGCCGACGGGCTGGCGGCCTGGCTTGGCGGGCTGCCGCACGTTGCCGCGGCCGCCAAGCGCGCCGCCGGGGTGAAGGGGGACCTCGACCACTTCGGGGCCATGGCCTTCCTCCAGGGACTGCTCCTCGTCCTGCGGGATGCCGGTCACCCGGGGCTGCTCGTGGTGCTCGACGAGGTCGAGACCCTGCAGCGCATGCGCTCCGACGTCCGCGACAAGGCGCTCAACGCCCTGCGCCAGCTCATGGACGAGATCGACGCCGGACGTTTCCCCGGCCTGTACCTCGTGCTCACGGGCACGCCCGCGTTTTTCGAGGGACCCTCCGGAGTGCCCCGGCTTCCACCGCTCGCACAGCGGCTGGCCACGGACTTCACCACCGACGCGCGCTTCGACAACCCACGGGCGGTGCAGATCCGCCTGCCCGGCTTCAGCCAGGACTCGCTGGTGGAGGTCGGCGGCCGGGTGCGCGACCTCTACGCGGCAGGATCCTCCGGCGCCGACCGGATCTGCTCCGTCGTCGACGACGCTTACCTCGCGGACCTCTCCGCCGCGGTGGCGGGCGGGCTCGGCGGTCGGGTCGGCATCGCCCCACGCCTGTTCCTCAAGAAGCTCGTCGGCGACGTGCTCGACCGCGTCGATCAGTTCGAGGACTTCGACCCCCGGCAGCACTACTCCCTCACGCTGTCCCGTGACGACATGACGGATGTCGAGCGGAACGCCAGTGCGCGGACGGCGGACGACATCAGCCTCGACCTCTGA
- a CDS encoding DEAD/DEAH box helicase translates to MGPSGFDLLSPAVQHHIVNTLRWPALRPLQDQAVEPLLRGDDALLLAPTAGGKTEAAIFPLLSRMSEEQWQGTSVLYVCPLRALLNNLEPRIAAYTAWLGRTAAVRHGDVGASARRRQMLYRPDILLTTPESLESMLVSASSDPRRLFADVRAVVVDEVHAFAGDDRGWHLLCVLERISKLAGHPLQRVGLSATVGNAPDLLHWLQGGAADRPATVVAPEISSAVVPDMELDFVGSADNAATVISLLHRGEKRLVFADSRRVVEDLALGLHHRDVETHVSHSSLSADARRRAEAAFAEGRDCVIVATSTLELGIDVGDLDRVIQVGAPGTVASLLQRLGRTGRRSGTSRNMLFLGTNDAEFLRAYGLLLLWSEGYVEPVVPPPSPRHVAAQQLLGLVLQERHVGRNLWPEWFGALGLASPEEWAEIQDWLLQQGHLDEDGGMLFVGPEAERRYGKIHYRDLMAVFTADPQIIVLHGRQEVGAVDPMLLQRKVEGPRLITLGGRPWRVTYIDWKRRKAFVEPSDSGGAVRWMSMPQPISCALSDAVRRVLLGAEPDGVRLTKRAQDRIAELREDYAHRVDGSGSVVTGQDDSRVRWWTWAGARTNALLVAALSEVAPELFETTTAFDNFQIALRSDATRGAVFSALRAAQKKFGMDLVDAVPATDEKSVRQLKFFEMLPPALSFRTIAERMTDRSGMAQTLERGRVISG, encoded by the coding sequence ATGGGCCCCAGCGGATTCGACCTGCTCAGCCCCGCGGTCCAGCACCACATCGTCAACACCCTCAGGTGGCCGGCACTGCGACCGCTTCAGGACCAGGCCGTCGAGCCGCTGTTGCGCGGCGACGACGCATTGCTGCTCGCCCCGACGGCCGGCGGGAAGACCGAGGCCGCCATCTTCCCGCTGCTGTCCCGGATGTCCGAGGAGCAGTGGCAGGGCACCTCGGTGCTCTACGTCTGCCCCCTGCGGGCGCTCCTCAACAACCTGGAGCCGCGGATCGCCGCCTATACCGCCTGGCTCGGCCGCACGGCCGCCGTCCGCCACGGGGACGTCGGTGCGTCCGCCCGACGCCGGCAGATGCTGTACCGTCCGGACATCCTGCTGACCACGCCTGAGTCGCTGGAGTCCATGCTCGTGTCTGCGAGCAGCGATCCACGGCGGCTGTTCGCCGACGTCCGCGCCGTCGTCGTCGACGAAGTGCATGCCTTCGCCGGTGACGACCGCGGCTGGCACCTGCTCTGCGTCCTGGAGCGCATCAGCAAGCTGGCAGGGCACCCGCTCCAGCGGGTGGGCCTGTCCGCGACCGTGGGCAACGCTCCGGACCTGCTCCACTGGCTCCAGGGCGGGGCAGCCGACCGGCCGGCCACGGTAGTGGCTCCCGAGATTTCCTCGGCCGTGGTCCCGGACATGGAACTCGACTTCGTCGGAAGCGCCGACAACGCCGCGACGGTCATCTCCCTCCTCCACCGTGGGGAGAAGCGACTCGTGTTCGCCGACTCGCGGCGGGTCGTGGAAGACCTGGCGCTGGGCCTGCATCACCGGGACGTCGAGACCCACGTCTCCCATTCGTCCCTGTCGGCCGACGCCCGGCGCCGCGCCGAGGCGGCCTTCGCCGAGGGACGGGACTGCGTCATCGTGGCCACCTCGACGCTGGAGCTCGGCATCGATGTGGGCGACCTCGACCGAGTCATTCAGGTGGGCGCTCCGGGCACGGTTGCTTCTCTGCTGCAGCGGCTCGGCCGCACGGGCCGGCGCTCGGGGACGTCGCGGAACATGCTCTTCCTGGGCACCAACGACGCCGAGTTCCTGCGCGCCTACGGGTTGTTGCTGCTCTGGTCCGAGGGCTACGTCGAGCCGGTCGTGCCTCCGCCCTCGCCGCGACACGTCGCTGCCCAGCAGCTGCTCGGTCTCGTCCTGCAGGAGCGCCACGTCGGCCGGAACCTCTGGCCCGAGTGGTTCGGTGCTCTCGGCCTGGCGTCGCCGGAGGAGTGGGCCGAGATCCAGGACTGGCTCCTGCAGCAAGGACATCTCGACGAGGACGGCGGGATGCTCTTCGTCGGACCCGAGGCTGAGCGACGCTACGGCAAGATCCATTACCGAGACCTCATGGCGGTGTTCACGGCCGACCCGCAGATCATCGTCCTGCACGGCCGGCAGGAGGTCGGTGCCGTCGACCCCATGCTGCTGCAGCGCAAGGTCGAGGGGCCCCGACTGATCACCCTGGGCGGCCGACCCTGGCGGGTGACCTACATCGACTGGAAGCGGCGCAAGGCCTTCGTCGAGCCCTCCGACAGTGGCGGCGCCGTCCGCTGGATGAGCATGCCGCAGCCCATCTCCTGCGCTCTTTCGGACGCTGTGCGCCGGGTCCTGCTGGGTGCCGAGCCGGACGGAGTGCGACTGACCAAGCGGGCCCAGGACAGGATCGCTGAACTCCGTGAGGACTACGCCCACCGGGTGGACGGTTCCGGGTCCGTGGTCACCGGTCAGGACGACAGCCGGGTGCGCTGGTGGACGTGGGCTGGGGCGAGAACCAACGCCCTGCTGGTCGCAGCGCTCTCCGAGGTGGCCCCTGAGCTGTTCGAAACCACCACCGCGTTCGACAACTTCCAGATCGCTCTGCGCAGCGACGCGACCCGCGGCGCCGTATTCTCGGCGCTGAGGGCCGCTCAGAAAAAGTTCGGCATGGATCTTGTCGACGCTGTTCCCGCAACCGACGAAAAGTCGGTCCGACAGCTGAAATTCTTCGAGATGCTACCACCCGCGCTTTCTTTTCGGACGATTGCGGAGCGGATGACCGACAGGTCCGGGATGGCGCAGACGTTGGAGCGCGGCCGCGTCATCAGTGGCTGA